Proteins encoded by one window of Yersinia massiliensis:
- the fucP gene encoding L-fucose:H+ symporter permease translates to MANILIQTDSAKISASVSDESANKKRYLIPFALLCSLFFLWAVANNLNDILLPQFQQAFTLTNFQAGLIQSSFYFGYFLIPIPAGILMKRFSYKAGIITGLLFYAFGAALFWPAAETMNYTLFLIGLFIIAAGLGCLETAANPFVTVLGPEKTGHFRINLAQTFNSFGAIIAVVFGQSLILSNVPHQTQEVLDKLSAEDLNSYHHSLVKAVQLPYLIIVAVVIFVALLILITRFPTIKSESDDTHNGSFFSSLPRLLKISHWRWAVLAQFCYVGAQTACWSYLIRYAIEELPNITPGYAANYLTATMVCFFIGRFSGTWLITRFAPEKVLAAYAFISMLLCIVSAAFGGHIGLLALTLCSMFMSIQYPTIFSLGIKNLNQDTKYGASIIVMTIVGGGIVTPIMGLVSDAAGNIPTAELIPALCFAIIFIFAKFKTAPIN, encoded by the coding sequence ATGGCAAACATACTCATACAAACAGATAGTGCCAAAATTTCCGCCTCGGTAAGTGACGAGTCGGCCAACAAAAAAAGGTATCTGATTCCTTTTGCATTGCTTTGCTCACTGTTCTTCCTTTGGGCAGTCGCAAATAATTTAAACGATATCTTACTCCCCCAGTTTCAACAGGCATTTACCTTAACGAACTTTCAGGCTGGTTTGATTCAATCTTCCTTCTATTTTGGCTACTTTTTGATTCCGATTCCTGCGGGGATCTTGATGAAAAGATTCAGCTACAAAGCAGGGATCATCACCGGCTTGCTGTTCTATGCTTTTGGTGCCGCGCTATTCTGGCCCGCCGCTGAAACCATGAACTACACGTTGTTTTTAATCGGTTTATTTATCATCGCAGCGGGATTAGGCTGCCTTGAAACGGCAGCTAACCCCTTTGTTACCGTGTTGGGGCCAGAGAAAACCGGTCATTTCCGTATCAACCTGGCCCAAACCTTTAACTCTTTCGGTGCCATTATTGCCGTGGTATTCGGGCAAAGTTTAATTCTGTCTAATGTTCCTCATCAAACGCAGGAAGTCTTAGATAAACTCTCTGCCGAGGATTTAAATAGCTACCATCATAGTTTGGTGAAAGCGGTTCAATTACCTTATCTGATTATTGTGGCGGTGGTCATTTTTGTTGCCCTATTAATTCTGATTACCCGTTTCCCAACGATAAAAAGTGAATCTGACGACACTCATAATGGTTCCTTCTTTTCTTCATTACCACGGTTATTAAAAATAAGTCATTGGCGTTGGGCCGTATTAGCACAATTTTGTTATGTTGGTGCTCAAACCGCCTGCTGGAGTTATTTAATTCGTTATGCCATTGAAGAATTACCGAATATCACTCCAGGCTATGCTGCTAATTATCTCACGGCGACCATGGTATGTTTCTTTATCGGTAGATTTAGCGGCACTTGGTTAATTACTCGATTCGCACCAGAAAAAGTATTAGCGGCATATGCGTTTATTTCCATGTTGTTATGTATTGTCTCTGCCGCATTTGGCGGTCACATCGGATTATTGGCGCTCACATTATGCAGTATGTTTATGTCGATACAATATCCGACTATTTTCTCATTAGGCATTAAGAACCTGAATCAAGATACAAAATATGGCGCTTCTATTATTGTCATGACCATTGTCGGTGGCGGTATTGTCACCCCGATTATGGGTCTGGTCAGTGATGCTGCGGGGAATATTCCAACAGCCGAACTAATTCCGGCACTGTGCTTCGCCATTATCTTTATTTTCGCCAAATTCAAAACTGCGCCGATAAATTAA
- the fucI gene encoding L-fucose isomerase has protein sequence MKTTTKLPKIGIRPVIDGRRMGVRESLEEQTMKMARATAEFLQEVVRHPCGTPVECVIADTCIAGMAEAAACDDKFSAQNIGLTITVTPCWCYGSETIDMDPFRPKAIWGFNGTERPGAVYLAAALAAHNQKGLPAFSIYGHDVQDANDTRIPADVQEKLLRFTRAGLAVASLKGKSYLSLGGVSMGIAGSIVDHNFFESWLGMKVQAVDMTELRRRIDNKIYDEKELELALSWADSNFKYGPDKNAEQYRRSAESSRTVLRESLQMAICIRDMMQGNPSLAAKGFGEEALGYNAIAAGFQGQRHWTDQYPNGDTAEALLNSSFDWNGVREPMVIATENDSLNGVAMLFGHTLTGTAQIFADVRTYWSPEAVQRVTGHQLEGEAQHGIIHLINSGSAALDGTCRQNDAQGKPTIKPHWQVSQQEADACLAATEWCPAIHEYFRGGGFSSRFLTRGGVPFTMSRINLIKGVGPVLQIAEGWSVELPKSVHDTLDKRTDSSWPTTWFAPRLTGKGPFSDVYSVMANWGANHGVLTIGHVGADLITLASMLRIPVCMHNVEEESVYRPTAWGAHGMDIEGQDYRACQNYGPLYKK, from the coding sequence ATGAAAACGACCACTAAATTACCCAAAATTGGTATTCGCCCTGTAATTGATGGACGCAGAATGGGGGTGCGAGAATCACTAGAAGAACAAACGATGAAAATGGCCCGCGCCACGGCTGAATTTCTGCAAGAAGTCGTGCGCCATCCCTGCGGGACACCGGTGGAATGTGTCATTGCCGATACCTGCATCGCCGGAATGGCTGAGGCTGCTGCTTGCGACGATAAGTTCAGCGCACAAAATATCGGGCTGACCATCACCGTGACACCTTGTTGGTGCTACGGCAGTGAAACTATTGATATGGACCCGTTCCGCCCAAAAGCCATTTGGGGCTTCAATGGTACTGAACGTCCGGGCGCGGTGTATTTGGCGGCGGCACTGGCGGCGCATAATCAAAAAGGCTTACCTGCTTTTTCTATTTACGGCCATGACGTTCAAGATGCTAACGACACCCGTATCCCAGCCGATGTGCAGGAGAAACTGTTGCGCTTTACCCGTGCAGGTTTAGCGGTTGCCAGCTTAAAAGGCAAAAGTTATCTCTCCCTCGGTGGGGTTTCAATGGGGATTGCCGGTTCAATTGTTGACCATAACTTCTTTGAGTCTTGGTTAGGGATGAAAGTACAAGCGGTTGATATGACTGAATTGCGCCGCCGCATTGATAACAAAATTTATGATGAAAAAGAGTTAGAACTGGCGCTGTCATGGGCGGATAGCAACTTCAAATACGGGCCGGATAAAAACGCCGAACAGTACCGTCGTTCCGCCGAAAGTAGCCGAACAGTACTGCGTGAAAGTCTGCAAATGGCCATCTGTATCCGCGACATGATGCAGGGTAATCCCTCACTGGCGGCCAAAGGTTTTGGTGAAGAAGCACTCGGCTATAACGCCATTGCGGCCGGTTTCCAAGGGCAACGCCACTGGACGGATCAATATCCAAACGGCGATACCGCAGAAGCGTTGCTCAACAGTTCATTTGACTGGAACGGGGTGCGCGAGCCAATGGTGATCGCCACTGAAAATGACAGTCTCAATGGCGTTGCGATGCTATTTGGTCATACCTTGACGGGCACCGCGCAAATCTTTGCCGACGTTCGCACTTACTGGTCACCCGAAGCAGTACAACGGGTCACAGGGCATCAACTGGAAGGTGAAGCGCAGCACGGCATCATTCATTTGATCAACTCGGGTTCCGCTGCGCTGGACGGGACTTGCCGCCAAAACGACGCTCAGGGCAAACCGACCATTAAGCCCCATTGGCAAGTCAGCCAACAAGAAGCCGATGCCTGTTTAGCGGCGACCGAATGGTGCCCCGCTATCCATGAATACTTCCGGGGCGGCGGCTTCTCTTCTCGCTTCCTCACCCGTGGCGGCGTGCCATTCACCATGAGCCGTATCAACCTGATTAAGGGCGTCGGCCCCGTACTGCAAATTGCCGAAGGTTGGAGTGTTGAATTGCCGAAATCGGTCCATGACACCTTGGATAAACGTACCGACTCAAGCTGGCCGACGACTTGGTTTGCGCCACGCCTAACCGGTAAAGGGCCTTTCAGTGATGTGTATTCCGTGATGGCAAACTGGGGAGCAAACCACGGTGTATTGACCATCGGCCATGTGGGCGCGGACTTAATTACCTTGGCCTCGATGCTGCGTATTCCGGTCTGTATGCACAACGTGGAAGAAGAAAGTGTCTATCGGCCAACGGCTTGGGGCGCACACGGCATGGATATCGAAGGGCAGGATTATCGCGCTTGCCAGAACTACGGCCCGTTATACAAAAAATAA
- the fucK gene encoding L-fuculokinase: MKRDVVIVLDCGATNIRAIAVDPQGVVIAKAVLPNQSLPDPANPHWQLWPLDGILDSFAQCCRQLLPQIHQDKIHAVTVTTFGVDGALVDAKGNMLYPIISWKCPRTVAIMDDIARYMPAEKLQQISGIGQFSFNTLYKLIWLQENRPDLVAQAHAWLFISSLINQRLTGEFTTDRTMAGTSQLLDVKREQFSREILQKIGVHADLFPPMVAAGDIIGPLLPDSAAKLGLPAGIPVISAGHDTQFALFGSGAECDQPVLSSGTWEILMVRTPQVNTALLPKFAGSTCELDSCQRLFNPGLQWLASGVLEWVRQLYWHDAACTDVYQQMIAEAELIAPGAEGVRMDCNLLGNTRHHLSGGWQGVSLSSGRGHFYRAALEALAWQLKRNLAVLEKIGEFRTRELLLVGGGSRNGLWNQIKADVLNLPIKVIDEAETTVLGAALFAWHATGYYASAEEARSQVNYRYQYYQPGQQQPLYQALIASPTQITETQPLEGECHA, translated from the coding sequence ATGAAGCGCGATGTGGTCATTGTTTTGGATTGCGGCGCAACCAATATCCGGGCGATTGCGGTCGATCCTCAAGGCGTCGTCATCGCCAAAGCCGTTTTGCCCAACCAGAGTTTACCGGATCCGGCTAATCCCCATTGGCAACTCTGGCCATTGGACGGTATTTTGGACAGTTTCGCCCAATGTTGCCGTCAATTATTGCCACAAATTCATCAGGATAAGATTCATGCCGTCACAGTCACCACCTTCGGTGTGGATGGTGCGTTAGTCGATGCCAAGGGCAACATGCTGTACCCGATAATCAGTTGGAAGTGCCCAAGAACGGTGGCCATCATGGACGATATCGCCCGCTATATGCCCGCCGAAAAGCTACAACAAATCTCCGGCATCGGTCAGTTTAGTTTTAACACCTTGTACAAACTGATTTGGCTGCAAGAAAACCGCCCAGATTTAGTGGCGCAAGCCCATGCCTGGCTCTTTATTTCGTCTTTAATCAACCAGCGCCTCACAGGGGAATTCACCACCGACCGCACTATGGCGGGCACCAGCCAGTTGTTGGATGTGAAACGCGAACAATTCAGCCGTGAAATTTTACAAAAAATAGGGGTTCACGCCGATTTATTCCCACCGATGGTAGCCGCCGGTGACATCATCGGCCCGCTGCTACCCGACAGTGCTGCTAAATTGGGGTTACCGGCGGGTATCCCAGTGATCTCGGCCGGTCACGACACCCAATTCGCGTTGTTCGGTTCCGGTGCCGAGTGTGATCAACCTGTGCTGTCATCGGGGACTTGGGAAATTTTGATGGTCCGCACGCCGCAGGTTAACACCGCCCTGCTGCCGAAATTTGCCGGTTCCACCTGTGAGTTAGACAGTTGCCAGCGACTGTTTAACCCCGGTTTGCAATGGCTCGCCTCAGGCGTCTTAGAGTGGGTTCGGCAGTTGTATTGGCACGATGCCGCCTGCACTGACGTCTATCAGCAAATGATTGCCGAGGCAGAACTTATCGCACCGGGAGCAGAAGGTGTCCGTATGGATTGCAATTTGCTGGGTAACACACGCCATCATTTATCGGGGGGCTGGCAAGGCGTCTCACTGTCGAGTGGGCGCGGGCATTTTTATCGCGCGGCACTAGAAGCACTGGCGTGGCAATTAAAACGTAACTTAGCCGTGCTGGAAAAGATTGGTGAGTTTCGTACCCGAGAGTTACTGCTGGTTGGCGGAGGTAGCCGCAATGGGTTATGGAATCAAATCAAAGCTGACGTCCTCAACTTGCCGATAAAAGTGATTGATGAAGCGGAAACCACGGTGTTGGGTGCAGCACTGTTTGCTTGGCATGCCACCGGCTACTACGCCAGCGCAGAAGAAGCCCGATCGCAGGTGAATTATCGCTACCAATATTATCAGCCGGGCCAACAGCAGCCTCTTTATCAGGCACTCATCGCCAGCCCGACTCAGATAACTGAAACTCAGCCCTTGGAAGGAGAATGTCATGCTTAA
- the fucU gene encoding L-fucose mutarotase, translated as MLKTLSPLLSPQLLKTLAEMGHGDEIIFSDAHFPAHTLGKNGGPQVIRADGLSVSALLAAVIPLFELDSYAPPLVMMAAVEGDTLDASVEERYLGALFGTQKAMPVERIERYAFYQRAQQAFAIVITGETAKYGNILLKKGVTPVF; from the coding sequence ATGCTTAAAACCCTCTCGCCGTTGCTGTCACCACAACTGCTAAAAACATTAGCGGAAATGGGACACGGTGATGAAATCATCTTCTCAGACGCCCATTTCCCTGCCCATACCTTGGGTAAAAATGGTGGGCCACAGGTGATCCGTGCTGATGGGTTATCCGTCAGTGCCTTGCTAGCCGCGGTCATTCCCTTATTCGAGCTGGACAGTTACGCGCCACCACTGGTGATGATGGCCGCCGTTGAAGGTGACACTCTCGATGCTAGCGTTGAGGAACGTTATTTAGGTGCGCTGTTTGGCACGCAAAAAGCCATGCCAGTGGAGCGCATTGAACGTTACGCGTTTTACCAACGTGCACAGCAGGCATTTGCGATCGTCATCACAGGTGAAACAGCCAAGTACGGCAATATTCTGTTAAAGAAGGGGGTGACGCCTGTTTTTTAA
- the fucR gene encoding L-fucose operon activator — protein MKASRHQEILQQIKQQETLTTADLAHLLGVSQETIRRDLNELQAQGLIIRQHGRAKSIKRATKDSGDPFTTRLKSHLSSKASIADHALSLIESGMVIALDASSTCWYLAKKLPDIDITVFTNSVRICQELAKHQNIELISAGGHLQRKYACYVNPALFSLLKTIEIDLFIFSCEGIDTDGILWDSNPFNAEFKTMLLKRATQSILLIDKSKMCRTGEVKIGSLEDVEQVISNASNE, from the coding sequence ATGAAAGCGTCTCGTCACCAGGAAATTCTGCAACAGATTAAGCAGCAAGAAACACTGACGACGGCTGATCTGGCCCACTTACTGGGTGTCAGTCAGGAAACTATTCGCCGTGATCTGAATGAGTTACAGGCGCAAGGGTTGATCATCCGCCAGCACGGGCGGGCTAAAAGTATCAAACGCGCGACCAAAGATAGCGGCGATCCTTTCACTACGCGGCTGAAAAGCCATCTCTCCAGTAAAGCCAGTATCGCGGATCATGCGCTGTCACTGATTGAAAGCGGGATGGTGATTGCACTGGATGCCAGCTCAACCTGCTGGTATTTAGCGAAAAAACTGCCTGATATCGATATCACGGTGTTTACCAATAGCGTGCGGATTTGTCAGGAGCTGGCGAAACATCAAAATATCGAACTGATCAGCGCTGGCGGCCACCTACAACGCAAATATGCCTGCTATGTCAATCCGGCGCTTTTCTCGCTGCTGAAAACCATCGAGATCGATCTGTTTATTTTTTCCTGCGAGGGCATCGATACCGATGGCATTTTATGGGACTCGAACCCGTTTAATGCTGAATTCAAAACCATGCTACTTAAGCGCGCGACGCAATCCATTCTGTTGATTGATAAAAGTAAAATGTGCAGAACAGGGGAAGTCAAAATAGGCTCATTGGAAGATGTAGAGCAAGTTATCTCGAATGCGAGCAATGAATAA
- a CDS encoding L-ribulose-5-phosphate 4-epimerase — protein MLEQLKQQVFEANLALPKYKLVTFTWGNVSGIDRERGLVVIKPSGVEYDGMTVDDMVVVDLVTGNVVEGNKKPSSDTDTHLVLYRAFAEIGGIVHTHSRHATIWAQAGQPLSALGTTHADYFYGPIPCTRLMTDIEIAGDYERETGHVIVETFTQQALSAAQVPAVLVNGHGPFAWGSNANNAVHNAVVLEEIAYMNLFTHQLQPAVGEMQQTLLDKHYLRKHGAKAYYGQ, from the coding sequence ATGTTAGAACAGTTAAAACAGCAGGTGTTTGAGGCTAATTTAGCCTTACCTAAATATAAATTAGTGACGTTCACGTGGGGGAATGTCAGCGGTATCGATCGCGAACGAGGTTTGGTGGTCATTAAACCCTCCGGCGTTGAATATGATGGCATGACAGTAGACGACATGGTGGTGGTGGATTTGGTGACGGGCAACGTGGTGGAAGGGAATAAAAAGCCCTCTTCTGATACCGACACTCATTTGGTGCTATATCGCGCATTTGCTGAGATAGGCGGCATTGTGCACACCCATTCGCGCCATGCCACGATTTGGGCACAAGCCGGTCAGCCGCTCTCCGCCCTCGGTACCACCCATGCTGACTATTTCTATGGCCCGATCCCTTGCACCCGTTTGATGACCGATATTGAGATTGCCGGTGATTATGAACGAGAAACCGGCCATGTCATCGTCGAGACGTTTACCCAACAAGCGCTCAGTGCGGCGCAAGTCCCCGCGGTGCTCGTGAATGGTCATGGCCCCTTTGCTTGGGGCAGCAATGCCAATAATGCGGTACACAATGCTGTGGTGTTAGAAGAAATCGCCTATATGAATCTTTTCACTCACCAGCTCCAACCGGCAGTGGGCGAAATGCAGCAAACTTTATTGGATAAACATTATCTGCGTAAGCACGGCGCAAAAGCCTATTACGGCCAGTAA
- a CDS encoding DeoR/GlpR family DNA-binding transcription regulator — protein sequence MLQVERYKIICSHVQQQGSALVTELSVLCQVSQETIRRDLTVLEKKQKLIRSFGGAVALDGPDLSVIDIKETHYSLNAIDRAESFRKRTEEHPDTKMKIAKAALQFIHPGDCILMDNSSSCWFLARQIPDIEITVVTNSVKIIQALACRDKVRIIGIGGEYSARHDDFHGPVAENAIRNFQINTFFFSCQGINQESGVRDGNDINAKLKQVMLQVSGQKILLADSSKFDQYAFCKICMLDEVDILITNRLVSQNYRSDNPKLSIIESDK from the coding sequence ATGTTACAAGTCGAACGCTATAAAATCATTTGTAGCCATGTACAGCAGCAAGGATCGGCGCTGGTGACTGAGCTATCGGTCTTATGCCAAGTCTCGCAAGAGACCATTCGCCGTGACCTGACCGTGCTGGAGAAAAAGCAAAAGCTGATTCGCAGTTTTGGCGGTGCCGTCGCGCTGGATGGCCCAGATTTGTCCGTCATCGACATCAAAGAAACCCACTACAGTTTGAATGCCATTGACCGTGCTGAGTCTTTCCGTAAGCGGACAGAGGAACACCCTGATACGAAAATGAAAATCGCTAAAGCTGCCTTACAATTTATTCATCCGGGCGACTGTATATTGATGGATAACAGCAGCTCTTGTTGGTTTTTGGCACGGCAAATCCCCGATATTGAGATAACCGTTGTCACCAATTCGGTCAAGATCATTCAAGCGCTGGCCTGTCGCGATAAGGTTCGGATTATCGGTATTGGGGGAGAATACTCAGCGCGTCACGATGATTTTCATGGCCCGGTCGCGGAAAATGCCATCCGTAATTTCCAGATAAATACCTTTTTCTTCTCCTGTCAGGGGATTAATCAGGAAAGTGGTGTTCGCGATGGCAATGATATTAATGCGAAATTAAAACAAGTGATGCTACAAGTCTCAGGGCAAAAAATACTTTTAGCGGACTCCAGTAAATTTGACCAATATGCATTTTGCAAAATATGCATGTTGGATGAAGTGGATATTCTGATTACAAATAGATTAGTGTCACAAAATTATCGCAGTGATAATCCTAAATTAAGCATTATTGAATCGGACAAATAA
- a CDS encoding substrate-binding domain-containing protein codes for MKKLILPCLITTLIASHAAWADDSKVPQKANKPFTMGVVVKVGGIPWFNVMEQGIKEEGQALGVNAWQVGPTTADPAEQVRAIEDLIAKKVDVIGVVPNDAKVLEPVLKRAQEAGIKVITHESPGQTNADWDFELLDTQSMGANHMKDMAQCMGEEGKYAMFVGSLTVPLVNEWADAAIAYQKANYPKMVLVEDRFGVAESVDDSMRTANDLLSKHKDLKGIMSFGSQGPIGAGRAIDKRKKNDTTCVFGTFTPGQGIKLLEKGAIDGGYISNPMVAGKVFVQVATAMMNGEPIKDGVKLGDMGEIKTKGNTILSDNPEKLDVENTKRLVKLGL; via the coding sequence ATGAAAAAGTTAATCTTACCCTGTTTAATCACAACATTAATTGCTTCTCATGCCGCTTGGGCTGATGACAGCAAAGTCCCACAAAAAGCCAATAAACCTTTCACGATGGGGGTGGTGGTGAAAGTGGGCGGTATTCCTTGGTTCAACGTGATGGAACAAGGCATTAAAGAAGAAGGCCAAGCGCTGGGCGTCAATGCGTGGCAAGTCGGCCCAACCACCGCAGACCCTGCTGAGCAAGTTCGTGCCATCGAAGACTTGATTGCCAAGAAAGTCGATGTGATTGGGGTCGTCCCGAATGATGCCAAAGTGCTGGAGCCGGTGCTGAAACGGGCGCAGGAAGCGGGCATTAAAGTCATTACCCATGAATCACCAGGCCAAACCAATGCTGACTGGGACTTTGAATTGCTCGATACCCAAAGCATGGGTGCCAACCACATGAAAGATATGGCGCAATGTATGGGCGAAGAAGGCAAATACGCCATGTTCGTCGGTAGCCTCACCGTACCATTAGTCAATGAGTGGGCGGATGCCGCCATTGCCTACCAGAAAGCCAATTACCCGAAAATGGTGCTGGTTGAAGATCGTTTCGGCGTCGCGGAATCCGTGGATGACTCCATGCGTACCGCCAACGACTTGCTCTCTAAACATAAAGATCTGAAAGGCATTATGTCGTTCGGTTCGCAAGGTCCGATTGGTGCCGGTCGCGCCATTGATAAACGTAAGAAAAACGATACCACCTGCGTATTCGGTACCTTCACACCGGGCCAAGGCATCAAACTGCTGGAAAAAGGGGCCATTGACGGCGGCTATATTTCCAACCCAATGGTGGCCGGTAAGGTCTTTGTGCAAGTCGCGACCGCCATGATGAACGGCGAGCCGATTAAAGACGGCGTGAAATTGGGCGATATGGGTGAGATCAAAACCAAAGGCAATACCATTCTCAGTGATAACCCTGAAAAACTGGACGTCGAAAATACCAAACGTTTAGTCAAGCTCGGCTTGTAA
- a CDS encoding sugar ABC transporter ATP-binding protein, protein MTYISDADRDVPLITLNTLSKSFGGHQALKNITLTLNKGEVHCLAGANGCGKSTLIKTISGVYAPDDGSEIIIDGKSHPRLTPDRARDLGVQVIYQDLSLFPNLTVAENIAFEYNLKGYFGWFSQRKIKQKADQILQELAFTLDPDALVQNLPIAQRQQVAICRALVADARLVIMDEPTASLTRTEVNQLLRTVTYLRDKNITVVFVSHRLDEVKEISDRITVIRDGEKVGTWPADTLSVGKITELMTGLTITHEQKLPNAELGKVVLQLDNLSRKGQFENISFSLHRGEVLGLCGLLGSGRTELALSLFGITHPDRGEMAIDGNTVHIKNNTHAIDLGIGYVSEDRLTLGAVLPQSVGDNMMLSILQRIRTPLYLIDEAKQAALVQEWVKDLDIKVTDPDNPLSTLSGGNQQKVVLAKWILTKPKVLILDSPTVGVDIGAKDSIYKLIHRLSGVGISVLLISDEVPEAYYNCDRILHMKQGRIVNELIPNQMTEQQLAEVING, encoded by the coding sequence ATGACTTATATTTCTGATGCTGATAGAGACGTGCCGCTCATCACGCTGAATACGCTTTCGAAAAGCTTTGGCGGACATCAGGCACTCAAAAATATCACTCTGACGTTAAATAAAGGCGAAGTGCACTGTCTGGCCGGTGCCAATGGCTGCGGCAAGAGTACGCTCATTAAAACCATCAGTGGTGTCTATGCTCCTGATGATGGCAGTGAAATTATTATCGACGGTAAATCACACCCCCGTTTGACGCCCGATCGCGCCCGCGATTTAGGGGTACAAGTGATCTATCAAGATTTGTCGCTATTCCCTAACCTGACCGTGGCAGAAAACATCGCCTTCGAATACAACCTGAAAGGCTATTTCGGCTGGTTTAGTCAGCGCAAAATCAAACAGAAAGCCGATCAGATATTACAAGAATTGGCTTTTACCCTCGATCCCGACGCACTGGTACAAAACCTCCCGATTGCTCAACGTCAACAGGTCGCTATTTGCCGTGCCTTGGTAGCGGATGCACGACTGGTGATCATGGATGAGCCGACCGCTTCGCTGACCCGCACCGAAGTGAACCAACTGCTGCGTACCGTCACTTATCTGCGCGATAAAAATATCACCGTGGTGTTTGTTAGCCATCGGCTCGATGAGGTGAAAGAAATCTCAGATCGTATCACCGTGATCCGTGATGGTGAGAAAGTGGGGACTTGGCCTGCCGACACCCTTTCAGTGGGTAAAATTACCGAATTAATGACCGGCCTCACCATCACCCACGAACAGAAGTTACCCAATGCCGAGCTGGGTAAAGTGGTATTGCAGCTCGATAATCTGAGCCGTAAGGGTCAATTTGAGAATATCTCCTTTAGTTTGCATCGCGGTGAAGTGCTGGGGTTATGCGGCCTACTGGGTTCAGGGCGTACTGAGTTGGCCTTGAGTCTGTTTGGCATCACGCATCCTGATCGTGGCGAGATGGCCATCGATGGCAATACCGTGCATATCAAAAACAATACCCATGCGATTGATTTGGGCATTGGCTATGTCTCTGAGGACCGCCTGACGCTGGGTGCCGTATTGCCGCAATCGGTGGGCGACAACATGATGCTGTCGATTTTGCAACGGATCCGCACGCCGCTTTATCTGATTGATGAAGCCAAACAAGCAGCATTGGTGCAAGAGTGGGTGAAGGATTTAGACATCAAAGTCACCGATCCCGATAACCCGCTGTCGACCTTATCTGGCGGCAACCAGCAAAAAGTGGTGCTGGCAAAATGGATCCTCACCAAACCGAAAGTCCTGATCCTTGACTCGCCAACCGTCGGGGTCGATATCGGCGCGAAAGACAGCATTTATAAGCTGATCCACCGCCTGTCTGGTGTCGGCATCTCTGTCTTGCTTATCTCCGATGAAGTGCCTGAAGCCTATTACAACTGCGATCGCATCCTGCACATGAAACAGGGGCGCATCGTCAACGAACTGATCCCAAATCAAATGACTGAACAACAGCTTGCGGAGGTCATCAATGGCTAA
- a CDS encoding ABC transporter permease — protein sequence MANLSRLKPQSVEGWLAWVIVMMLALFSLLSSEFLSIQNLLDLTESYAVTGIFALGLFVVLVTGGIDISFAAVASVVQYVVASLLLNEVIASPILCLVIAISIGVLLGFVNAVLIYYLNIVSIIITISMQSLLFGMLMWITNGHSIYDLPDWWITQRSILPFTVNGESYQIGLPLVVMLAIALLTWLLLNKTHIGRQLYAVGGSPESARRIGIRVSLIYLFAYGYLGAAAAIGGMLQTYRMSEVVPSALVGGELDVLAAAVLGGASLSGGRGSVVGTLMGVFLIGILKNGLNLIGVSSYFVNIVIGMVIVAAICVTHYKKRKETDVGFV from the coding sequence ATGGCTAATCTGAGCAGACTCAAACCGCAATCCGTTGAAGGGTGGCTGGCGTGGGTTATCGTCATGATGTTGGCCCTGTTCTCGCTGCTGAGCAGTGAGTTTCTCTCCATCCAAAACCTGCTAGACCTGACGGAAAGCTATGCTGTCACCGGGATATTTGCACTCGGGCTGTTTGTGGTTTTGGTGACGGGGGGTATTGATATCTCCTTTGCCGCCGTGGCTTCCGTGGTGCAATACGTGGTGGCTTCGCTGCTACTTAATGAGGTGATTGCCAGCCCGATATTGTGTCTGGTCATCGCCATCTCCATTGGGGTGCTACTCGGTTTCGTTAATGCGGTACTGATTTACTATCTGAATATTGTTTCCATCATTATCACCATCAGTATGCAGTCACTGCTATTCGGCATGTTGATGTGGATAACCAACGGCCACAGCATTTATGACTTGCCGGACTGGTGGATAACCCAACGCTCCATTCTGCCCTTTACCGTTAATGGCGAGAGTTACCAGATTGGCTTGCCACTGGTGGTGATGCTCGCTATCGCGCTACTGACATGGCTATTGCTAAACAAAACCCATATTGGCCGCCAATTGTATGCCGTTGGGGGTAGCCCTGAATCTGCCCGCCGCATCGGTATTCGTGTATCGCTGATCTATCTGTTCGCTTACGGCTATTTAGGTGCAGCCGCGGCCATTGGTGGCATGTTGCAGACCTATCGCATGAGTGAAGTGGTGCCGAGTGCTTTAGTGGGGGGCGAGTTAGATGTGCTGGCCGCCGCCGTGTTAGGGGGCGCGAGTTTGTCCGGTGGGCGTGGCTCGGTGGTGGGCACCTTGATGGGCGTTTTCCTGATCGGCATCCTGAAAAATGGCCTCAACTTGATCGGCGTTTCCAGTTACTTCGTCAACATTGTGATTGGCATGGTGATCGTCGCCGCCATTTGCGTCACTCATTACAAAAAACGCAAAGAAACTGATGTTGGCTTTGTCTGA